One genomic segment of Ricinus communis isolate WT05 ecotype wild-type chromosome 5, ASM1957865v1, whole genome shotgun sequence includes these proteins:
- the LOC8284176 gene encoding glycine-rich cell wall structural protein — translation MASRRFMVFILGALLLVFPTGARKLSESKKAANADNKTFFFPFPGFDGAQLGGGRGQKGGSGFGGGAGGGYGYGNGGLGGGGGGGSGGEGSGFGGGFGGGFGFGGGGIGGGGGGGGGGGGGGKEWGRRASSSVGYERHEVEDENKYGGPSGWNFDDDHYNEDECYRNWRSCGSFFANGGRDIGMQGKGGYAGGFGTGGGGGGGGGGGRGGGDGGNVGGSGHGEGHGAGGGNSDGGAVAGGGGGGGGGGGGGGAGGDADGGSGHGEGHGAGAGAGIGSSGGGGGGGGEGGGSGGGIGGGYGHGSGYGAGGGDNAGGGGGGGGGGGGGGGGGEGGGNENGGSGEGSGHGSGFGAGIGVGNGGGGGGGGGEGGGGKGSSGGYGHGSGFGAGGGFGGNGGGGGGGGGGGGGGSGSGFGGGSGHGSGYGGGIGIGGVSGGGDRSNGEGYGRGEGEGFGFGGGSGGKGVGTGQGAGRGHSGMGIGFGMGIGFGFGIGNGKGDDP, via the exons atggCTAGTAGACGTTTTATGGTGTTTATTCTTGGTGCGTTGCTACTCGTTTTTCCTACTGGTGCTAGAAAGCTATCTGAGAGCAAAAAAGCTGCAAATGCTGATAACAAGACCTTCTTCTTCCCCTTTCCTGGTTTTGATGGTGCACAACTTGGTGGCGGTAGGGGACAAAAGGGGGGGTCTGGCTTTGGTGGTGGAGCTGGAGGCGGGTACGGGTATGGAAATGGAGGGTTgggaggtggtggtggtggaggcAGCGGAGGCGAGGGCTCTGGCTTTGGAGGTGGGTTTGGAGGAGGTTTTGGGTTTGGAGGTGGTGGGATCGGGGGCGGGGGTGGAGGAGGTGGTGGCGGTGGTGGTGGGGGGAAAGAATGGGGGAGGCG GGCTTCGAGTAGTGTTGGTTATGAACGTCATGAAGTAGAAGATGAGAACAAATATGGTGGTCCAAGTGGATGGAACTTTGATGATGACCACTATAATGAAGATGAATGTTATAGAAATTGGCGGAGTTGCGGAAGTTTCTTTGCAAATGGTGGCAGAGATATTGGTATGCAAGGTAAAGGTGGTTATGCTGGTGGATTTGGGACTGGAGGcggaggtggaggtggaggtggaggtggaagAGGAGGAGGGGATGGTGGAAATGTTGGAGGAAGTGGGCACGGGGAGGGCCATGGGGCTGGAGGAGGTAACAGTGATGGTGGTGCTGTTGCTGGAGGaggaggtggtggtggtggtggtggtggtggtggaggagCAGGTGGAGATGCAGATGGTGGGTCAGGACATGGCGAAGGCCATGGAGCTGGAGCTGGAGCTGGTATAGGGAGcagtggtggtggtggtggtggtggaggagAAGGTGGGGGTAGTGGAGGAGGGATTGGTGGAGGGTATGGTCATGGCAGTGGATATGGAGCTGGAGGTGGAGATAAtgctggtggtggtggtggtggtggtggaggaggaggaggaggggGTGGAGGTGGAGAAGGGGGTGGAAATGAGAATGGAGGTTCTGGTGAAGGGTCTGGTCATGGTAGTGGTTTTGGCGCTGGTATTGGTGTAGGAAACGGTGGAGGGGGTGGAGGTGGTGGAGGTGAGGGCGGTGGTGGAAAAGGTTCTAGTGGAGGGTATGGCCATGGTAGTGGTTTTGGTGCAGGTGGTGGTTTCGGTGGTaatggaggaggaggaggtggaggtggaggtggaggtggaggtggaagTGGAAGTGGCTTTGGTGGAGGGTCAGGTCATGGTAGTGGTTATGGCGGAGGCATTGGCATAGGAGGTGTCAGTGGAGGTGGTGATAGAAGCAACGGTGAAGGATATGGACGGGGTGAAGGTGAAGGTTTTGGTTTTGGAGGAGGGAGTGGCGGCAAAGGAGTAGGCACAGGACAAGGAGCTGGGAGGGGTCACAGTGGAATGGGCATAGGATTTGGAATGGGAATTGGCTTTGGTTTTGGGATAGGAAATGGTAAGGGTGATGATCCCTAA
- the LOC8284175 gene encoding U3 small nucleolar RNA-associated protein 6 homolog — MADTVQYRLERMVDELDDLERRGFFTHQEIAEIVKQRRKFEYRLKRPSPLKQDYLAYIEYETQLDTLRRLRKKSVARDLKEKGNKKMKMSVSDFAGVSRIVDIYRLAVTRYKGDIDLWFRYLEFCRARRNGRMKKVLAQLIRFHPKVPGVWIYAAAWEFDHNLNVAAARALMQSGLRVCPNSEDLWIEYLRMELTYLNKLKARKVALGEDTGTLLRDHRDADEQHWRDENNGMFMSLDEERGNNNGINVSVEDKADLFREQGLNILQTIYSGAIEALPSSFGLRKRLFEIFEATELAHSEDMRNQLLNDMKRDFSSDSEYWDWLARLELTDSISMQEMTEGSMPPQLQKAVQVYEEALQFVSSPTMFSLYAKFLMDVIAPKREDNQLSGPASHTKHQLSHLLTIFKKAEISGCISEDFACEYVSFYLQLGRLDEARKLAENFCSGKLSDSVKLLLLRASIEIRIFTNNIPRPSDIDLQSIFGLLKNALTKVSISQAEELWVMAIKLFAVEKHYFEQLVEMSFISVAKDGGGDHGFSLPSAIVNCVLQKNGIQFARETYKRFLALPRPGLALLRTCIELEENLASIHDKECLGNARKLYESALATHDQNVRLWRDYHAMEIKLGTSETANAVYWRARKTLKNSASLITSPDFL, encoded by the exons ATGGCGGACACCGTACAATACCGCCTGGAGCGCATGGTCGACGAGCTCGACGATTTAGAAAGGCGCGGGTTTTTCACGCATCAGGAGATAGCTGAAATTGTGAAACAAAGACGAAAATTCGAGTATAGACTGAAACGACCTAGTCCATTAAAGCAAGATTACTTAGCATACATAGAATATGAAACTCAGCTAGACACACTTCGCCGCCTAAGAAAGAAATCAGTGGCGCGTGacctaaaagaaaagggaaacaagaaaatgaagatGTCAGTTTCCGATTTTGCCGGTGTTTCGAGAATTGTTGATATTTATCGTCTCGCTGTCACGAGATATAAAGGAGATATTGATCTTTGGTTTCGGTATTTGGAATTCTGTAGAGCTCGCAGGAATGGCAGAATGAAGAAG GTACTGGCTCAATTAATTAGGTTTCATCCAAAAGTTCCAGGAGTTTGGATATATGCTGCAGCTTGGGAATTTGATCATAACTTGAATGTAGCAGCTGCACGTGCTCTTATGCAGAGCGGTTTGAGAGTATGCCCTAATTCAGAAGACCTTTGGATAGAGTATCTTCGAATGGAACTTACATACCTTAACAAGTTAAAAGCTCGGAAGGTTGCTCTCGGAGAGGATACAGGCACTCTACTTCGTGATCATAGAGATGCTGACGAGCAACATTGGAGAGATGAAAATAATGGTATGTTTATGTCACTTGATGAAGAAAGAGGAAATAACAATGGGATAAATGTTAGTGTTGAGGATAAAGCGGATTTGTTTCGGGAACAGGGTTTGAATATTCTTCAGACGATATATAGTGGTGCAATTGAAGCCCTTCCTTCTAGTTTTGGCTTGAGAAAGCGATTGTTTGAGATATTTGAAGCTACAGAATTGGCTCATTCAGAAGATATGCGCAACCAGCTCTTGAATGATATGAAAAGAGACTTTTCTAGCGATTCTGAATACTGGGACTGGCTTGCTAGACTTGAACTGACTGATTCTATAAGTATGCAGGAGATGACTGAAGGTAGCATGCCACCACAACTACAAAAGGCAGTTCAG GTTTATGAGGAGGCTTTGCAATTTGTGTCCTCTCCGACTATGTTTAGCCTATATGCGAAGTTTCTTATGGATGTTATTGCCCCTAAAAGAGAAGATAACCAACTTTCTGGACCAGCCAGTCATACTAAACACCAACTTTCTCATCTTTTAACAATATTCAAGAAAGCGGAGATATCAGGATGCATTAGTGAGGATTTTGCTTGTGAATATGTTTCATTTTACTTGCAACTAGGAAGGCTAGATGAAGCCAGGAAGCTAGCAGAAAATTTTTGCAGTGGAAAACTTTCAGATTCAGTAAAATTATTGCTTTTAAGGGCCTCAatagaaattagaatttttacaaataatattCCTCGACCAAGTGACATTGATCTGCAATCCATCTTTGGGCTCCTTAAAAATGCATTGACTAAAGTGTCGATATCACAAGCTGAGGAGTTGTGGGTGATG GCAATCAAGTTATTTGCTGTAGAAAAACATTATTTTGAGCAGCTGGTTGAGATGTCATTCATTTCAGTAGCTAAAGATGGTGGCGGCGACCATGGTTTCTCTCTTCCTTCTGCCATTGTAAATTGTGTTCTCCAGAAAAATGGAATTCAATTTGCAAGGGAGACGTACAAGCG TTTTCTTGCCCTGCCCCGTCCAGGTCTTGCTTTACTCAGAACTTGCATTGAGTTGGAAGAGAATCTTGCATCAATTCATGATAAAGAGTGTCTTGGAAATGCCCGAAAATTATATGAATCGGCACTTGCAACTCATGACCAAAATGTGAGATTGTGGCGAGATTACCATGCCATGGAGATTAAG CTGGGAACATCAGAAACAGCAAATGCGGTGTATTGGCGTGCAAGGAAGACGCTCAAAAACTCTGCGTCACTTATTACTTCTCcagattttttataa
- the LOC8284174 gene encoding uncharacterized protein LOC8284174 isoform X1: MVIVYLSGVITKWHPYPGISRLHETSLCNTTHLNSMTSPAVSPSLLCVPCNNLVYSSSVSWNGRSQRRTPHLSQRVASNRWLCRSHDSISPDDEYRSSRNIAISLFRRYRNVIDRGGSDNLKVYSEFISAGVNAYALGCTDEGLRKELIAMKESGAEIEAMQNYGGSTSVKSKIFAKEVDECILWLSIIFITILCTPQPTIVRWSSTPPVSDEILLKWKGFCALIANAYYVKGMAWLPVKTLQLEQMAVVGYSEEPSVVASRMRLVFSTLEVVSPQWPRV; this comes from the exons ATGGTAATAGTCTATCTATCTGGAGTAATTACCAAGTGGCATCCTTATCCGGGAATCAGCAGACTCCATGAGACTTCTCTATGCAACACCACGCATCTCAATTCTATGACAAGTCCTGCAGTCTCTCCTAGCCTATTATGTGTTCCAtgtaataatttagtttaCAGTTCTTCCGTTTCTTGGAATGGACGTAGCCAGCGTAGGACTCCTCACTTGTCACAACGAGTTGCTTCAAACAGATGGCTG TGTCGGTCACATGATTCTATTTCACCTGATGATGAGTACCGTTCGTCTCGGAATATAGCAATCAGTTTGTTTAGGCGATACAGGAATGTCATCGACCGTGGAGGAAGTGACAACCTAAAAGTATATTCA GAGTTCATCAGTGCTGGGGTGAACGCATATGCTTTGGGCTGCACTGATGAAGGATTGCGCAAGGAACTTATTGCTATGAAGGAATCTGGTGCTGAAATTGAAGCAATGCAGAATTATGGGGGAAGCACCAGTGTGAAATCCAAGATATTTGCAAAGGAG GTAGATGAGTGTATTCTGTGGTTGAGCATTATATTCATCACCATCTTGTGTACTCCACAACCAACTATAGTTAGATGGTCATCTACCCCTCCTGTGTCGGATGAAATACTGCTTAAGTGGAAAGGTTTTTGTGCCCTCATAGCAAATGCATATTATGTGAAGGGAATGGCATG GCTTCCTGTGAAGACTCTTCAGCTAGAGCAAATGGCGGTTGTGGGATATTCTGAGGAACCATCAGTTGTTGCCAGCCGAATGCGATTAGTGTTTAGCACACTTGAGGTTGTAAGTCCACAGTGGCCAAGAGTCTAG
- the LOC8284174 gene encoding uncharacterized protein LOC8284174 isoform X2 has protein sequence MVIVYLSGVITKWHPYPGISRLHETSLCNTTHLNSMTSPAVSPSLLCVPCNNLVYSSSVSWNGRSQRRTPHLSQRVASNRWLCRSHDSISPDDEYRSSRNIAISLFRRYRNVIDRGGSDNLKEFISAGVNAYALGCTDEGLRKELIAMKESGAEIEAMQNYGGSTSVKSKIFAKEVDECILWLSIIFITILCTPQPTIVRWSSTPPVSDEILLKWKGFCALIANAYYVKGMAWLPVKTLQLEQMAVVGYSEEPSVVASRMRLVFSTLEVVSPQWPRV, from the exons ATGGTAATAGTCTATCTATCTGGAGTAATTACCAAGTGGCATCCTTATCCGGGAATCAGCAGACTCCATGAGACTTCTCTATGCAACACCACGCATCTCAATTCTATGACAAGTCCTGCAGTCTCTCCTAGCCTATTATGTGTTCCAtgtaataatttagtttaCAGTTCTTCCGTTTCTTGGAATGGACGTAGCCAGCGTAGGACTCCTCACTTGTCACAACGAGTTGCTTCAAACAGATGGCTG TGTCGGTCACATGATTCTATTTCACCTGATGATGAGTACCGTTCGTCTCGGAATATAGCAATCAGTTTGTTTAGGCGATACAGGAATGTCATCGACCGTGGAGGAAGTGACAACCTAAAA GAGTTCATCAGTGCTGGGGTGAACGCATATGCTTTGGGCTGCACTGATGAAGGATTGCGCAAGGAACTTATTGCTATGAAGGAATCTGGTGCTGAAATTGAAGCAATGCAGAATTATGGGGGAAGCACCAGTGTGAAATCCAAGATATTTGCAAAGGAG GTAGATGAGTGTATTCTGTGGTTGAGCATTATATTCATCACCATCTTGTGTACTCCACAACCAACTATAGTTAGATGGTCATCTACCCCTCCTGTGTCGGATGAAATACTGCTTAAGTGGAAAGGTTTTTGTGCCCTCATAGCAAATGCATATTATGTGAAGGGAATGGCATG GCTTCCTGTGAAGACTCTTCAGCTAGAGCAAATGGCGGTTGTGGGATATTCTGAGGAACCATCAGTTGTTGCCAGCCGAATGCGATTAGTGTTTAGCACACTTGAGGTTGTAAGTCCACAGTGGCCAAGAGTCTAG